Proteins co-encoded in one Paraburkholderia edwinii genomic window:
- a CDS encoding DEAD/DEAH box helicase: protein MSFDSLGLSEPLVRAVQELGYTSPTPIQLQAIPAVLNGGDLLAGAQTGTGKTAGFTLPILQRLSTGAAAAAHSAAAASAKRVVRALILTPTRELAAQVEESVRAYSKYVKVKSTVMFGGVGINPQIDALKRGVDIVVATPGRLLDHMQQKTIDLSRLEILVLDEADRMLDMGFIHDIKRVLAKLPAKRQNLLFSATFSDEIKALADSLLNSPALIEVARRNTTAETVAQKVHPVDRDRKREMLTHLIKQHNWFQVLVFTRTKHGANRLAEQLTKDGISALAIHGNKSQSARTRALSEFKDATLQVLVATDIAARGIDIDQLPHVVNFDLPNVPEDYVHRIGRTGRAGATGEAVSLVCVDELQLLKDIEKLIKRAVPQEVIAGFEPDPNARPEPIQRRGQGGGGGGARPPREPREAGAGRGSATRAQKPSQKRDGAGAAQQRAGSTGSRPAGGQQQAQQRNQQAEPRKQQHQAGSKPHPQQPAKPQGARAAHAAPAQARKDGPRHDATRTHEKPRASAHEHGAAHAQRKQGGNPGALLGGNKPRSDAAPKRRNPSRDTRRGD from the coding sequence ATGTCTTTTGATTCTCTCGGCTTGTCCGAACCGTTGGTCCGCGCTGTTCAAGAACTCGGCTACACGTCTCCTACTCCGATCCAGTTACAAGCGATTCCCGCCGTGCTGAACGGCGGCGACCTGCTTGCCGGTGCGCAGACGGGCACTGGCAAGACCGCCGGCTTCACGCTGCCGATCCTGCAACGGCTTTCCACGGGCGCGGCGGCCGCGGCACATTCGGCGGCTGCGGCGAGTGCGAAGCGCGTGGTGCGCGCGCTGATCCTCACGCCCACGCGCGAACTCGCTGCGCAGGTCGAGGAAAGCGTGCGCGCGTATAGCAAATACGTGAAGGTGAAGTCGACCGTGATGTTCGGCGGCGTCGGCATCAATCCGCAGATCGACGCGCTCAAGCGCGGTGTCGATATCGTGGTCGCGACGCCGGGGCGCCTGCTCGATCACATGCAGCAGAAGACGATCGACCTCTCGCGCCTCGAGATTCTCGTGCTCGACGAAGCCGATCGCATGCTCGACATGGGCTTCATTCACGACATCAAGCGTGTGCTCGCGAAGCTGCCGGCGAAGCGCCAGAACCTGTTGTTCTCCGCGACCTTCTCCGACGAGATCAAGGCGCTGGCCGACAGCCTGCTCAACTCGCCGGCGCTGATCGAAGTGGCGCGCCGCAATACGACGGCCGAGACGGTCGCGCAAAAGGTGCACCCGGTCGACCGCGACCGCAAGCGCGAGATGCTCACGCATCTGATCAAGCAGCACAACTGGTTTCAGGTGCTCGTCTTCACGCGCACGAAGCACGGTGCGAACCGGCTCGCGGAGCAGCTGACGAAGGACGGCATCAGCGCGCTCGCGATTCACGGCAACAAGAGCCAGTCGGCGCGCACGCGCGCGTTGAGCGAATTCAAGGACGCTACCCTGCAGGTGCTCGTCGCGACCGATATCGCCGCGCGCGGTATCGATATCGACCAGCTGCCGCACGTGGTCAACTTCGATCTGCCCAACGTCCCCGAAGACTACGTGCACCGGATCGGCCGTACGGGCCGCGCGGGCGCGACGGGCGAAGCGGTGTCGCTCGTGTGCGTCGATGAATTGCAGCTGCTGAAGGACATCGAGAAGCTGATCAAGCGTGCGGTGCCGCAGGAAGTGATCGCGGGTTTCGAGCCCGACCCGAATGCGCGGCCCGAGCCGATCCAGCGGCGTGGCCAGGGTGGCGGCGGCGGCGGTGCGCGGCCGCCGCGTGAGCCGCGTGAGGCAGGTGCCGGACGCGGTTCGGCGACAAGGGCGCAGAAGCCCTCGCAAAAGCGTGACGGTGCGGGCGCTGCGCAGCAGCGCGCGGGTAGTACGGGTAGTAGGCCGGCTGGTGGGCAGCAACAGGCGCAGCAAAGGAATCAGCAAGCGGAGCCGCGCAAGCAGCAGCATCAGGCGGGCAGCAAGCCGCATCCGCAGCAGCCGGCCAAACCGCAAGGTGCAAGAGCGGCGCACGCGGCACCGGCTCAAGCTCGCAAGGATGGCCCGCGCCACGACGCGACACGCACACATGAAAAGCCGCGCGCGAGCGCGCACGAACACGGTGCCGCGCATGCGCAGCGCAAGCAGGGCGGCAACCCGGGTGCGCTGCTTGGCGGCAACAAGCCGCGTAGCGATGCAGCGCCGAAGCGGCGCAACCCGTCGCGCGATACGCGGCGCGGCGACTGA
- a CDS encoding c-type cytochrome has protein sequence MELRVSSRRIFRPLLALLLIGSAGVYSAAKAQTQPKAPDTMEARVQGCTACHGTHGQGTDNDYFPRLAGKPADYLYNQLKNFREGRRKYPPMNYLVTYLSDDYLHQIATYFSQQRPPYPPPNKPNVSDATLARGRQIVLNGDPGKQIPACAACHGKALTGMEPAIPGLVGLHSDYISAQLGAWRSGTRHAIEPDCMHTIATRLTDDDVNAVASWLATQQAPQNPVPAPANSLKTPLACGSEPQ, from the coding sequence ATGGAGTTACGCGTGTCTTCAAGACGCATTTTCCGCCCGCTGCTCGCGCTTCTGTTGATTGGCAGTGCAGGCGTCTATAGCGCTGCGAAAGCGCAGACTCAGCCCAAAGCCCCCGATACGATGGAAGCGCGCGTGCAGGGCTGCACGGCATGTCACGGCACGCATGGCCAGGGCACCGACAACGATTACTTCCCGCGCCTCGCGGGCAAACCGGCGGACTACCTGTACAACCAGCTGAAGAACTTCCGCGAAGGGCGCCGCAAGTACCCGCCGATGAACTACCTCGTCACGTACCTCTCCGACGACTACCTGCATCAGATCGCCACGTACTTCTCGCAGCAACGCCCGCCGTATCCGCCGCCCAACAAGCCGAACGTCTCCGACGCAACGCTCGCGCGCGGTCGCCAGATCGTGCTGAACGGCGACCCGGGCAAGCAGATCCCGGCCTGCGCGGCCTGCCACGGCAAGGCGCTCACCGGCATGGAACCGGCCATCCCCGGTCTCGTCGGTCTGCACTCGGACTACATCAGCGCGCAGCTCGGCGCCTGGCGTTCGGGCACGCGTCACGCGATCGAGCCTGACTGCATGCACACCATCGCCACGCGTCTTACCGACGACGACGTGAACGCCGTCGCCTCCTGGCTCGCCACGCAGCAGGCCCCGCAAAACCCTGTGCCGGCTCCGGCCAACTCGTTGAAGACTCCGCTTGCCTGCGGCAGCGAACCGCAATAA
- a CDS encoding HAD family hydrolase, producing MIDHLICDCDGVLVDSEVIADHVMHSTLSAMYPDLSFDAIVKTAFGQKTARFLESVEAAFGITLPVDFVKTVDRQVEAELARSLSAIAGVRDALHRVPLPAAVVSNSRLARVTTSLERTGLTELFAPRIFSAEQAARPKPFPDVYLFAAQQLGVDPARCLVIEDSMSGLNAARAAGMKTIAFVGASHIPDGYADVLRKMGITRIMQHMSELPALVEAGMRGEFGDVQS from the coding sequence ATGATCGACCACCTCATTTGTGACTGCGACGGCGTGCTCGTCGACAGCGAAGTCATCGCCGATCATGTGATGCACAGCACGCTCTCCGCGATGTATCCGGATCTGTCGTTCGACGCGATCGTCAAAACCGCGTTCGGTCAGAAGACGGCGCGCTTCCTCGAAAGCGTCGAAGCGGCGTTCGGCATCACGTTGCCCGTGGACTTTGTCAAGACCGTCGACCGGCAGGTCGAAGCGGAACTCGCGAGATCGTTGAGCGCGATCGCCGGCGTGCGCGATGCGCTGCATCGCGTGCCATTGCCGGCCGCGGTAGTGTCGAACAGCCGCCTCGCGCGGGTCACGACCTCGCTGGAGCGCACCGGCCTTACCGAACTGTTCGCGCCGCGCATCTTCAGCGCGGAACAGGCCGCGCGGCCCAAGCCGTTCCCGGACGTGTATCTGTTCGCCGCGCAGCAACTGGGCGTGGACCCGGCGCGCTGCCTCGTCATCGAAGACAGCATGTCGGGTCTCAATGCGGCGCGCGCAGCCGGCATGAAGACCATCGCGTTCGTCGGCGCGAGTCACATCCCCGACGGCTATGCCGATGTGCTGCGCAAGATGGGCATCACGCGCATCATGCAGCACATGAGCGAGTTGCCGGCGCTTGTCGAAGCGGGCATGCGAGGCGAGTTTGGCGACGTGCAGTCGTAA
- a CDS encoding ferritin-like domain-containing protein produces the protein MQTKTIHAMPWRIEDIDMSRIDHPRAVANEDLLLLLCAASFIESGTDLYTSNLSSFFNDDPEVSAWLNTEWEPEELQHGRALKTYIAHVWPEFDWDTAFRNFFAEYSKTCSVEEFEKTRALEMVARCVVETGTATLYRAIGACSDEPVLKQITDNIRTDEVRHYKHFFTYFKKYNRIEGNGRLAVLGALMRRVIEIKNEDSEIALRHVFAIRYPERVADPAYNRGLSARVNKLVRRNLSAEMCVKMLLKPLDLPAKIQPGVHYPLEKIAQHVFFR, from the coding sequence ATGCAGACTAAAACGATCCATGCAATGCCCTGGCGAATCGAAGACATCGACATGAGCCGAATCGATCATCCACGCGCCGTCGCCAACGAGGATCTGCTGCTGCTGCTGTGCGCGGCTTCTTTTATCGAAAGCGGTACAGATCTCTATACAAGCAACCTGAGCAGCTTCTTCAACGACGATCCCGAAGTGTCTGCCTGGCTCAATACCGAATGGGAGCCCGAAGAACTGCAGCATGGCCGCGCGTTGAAGACGTATATCGCGCACGTGTGGCCCGAGTTCGACTGGGACACCGCATTTCGTAATTTCTTTGCAGAGTATTCGAAGACGTGCTCCGTCGAGGAGTTCGAAAAGACGCGCGCGCTCGAAATGGTTGCGCGCTGCGTGGTCGAGACCGGCACGGCAACGCTTTATCGCGCGATTGGTGCATGCTCGGACGAACCGGTGCTAAAGCAGATTACCGACAATATCCGCACCGACGAAGTCCGGCATTACAAGCACTTTTTCACATACTTCAAGAAGTACAACCGCATCGAAGGCAATGGACGGCTCGCGGTGCTCGGCGCGCTCATGCGTCGCGTGATCGAGATCAAGAATGAAGACTCCGAGATCGCACTTCGGCATGTGTTCGCGATCCGCTATCCGGAGCGCGTCGCCGATCCTGCCTATAACAGGGGGCTTTCGGCGCGCGTGAACAAGCTCGTGCGTCGCAACCTCTCCGCCGAAATGTGTGTGAAGATGCTGTTGAAGCCACTCGATCTGCCCGCGAAGATTCAGCCCGGCGTGCACTATCCGCTCGAGAAAATCGCGCAGCATGTGTTCTTTCGCTGA
- a CDS encoding DeoR/GlpR family DNA-binding transcription regulator — translation MTRDPRLTLNARQQELLEWVQRDGFVTVDDLAAHFDVTPQTIRRDVNWLADINLLRRYHGGASLPTSSENVSYSARQRMFHDEKRRIAALVATHVPDQASLFINLGTTTEEVARALNRHRGLHVITNNLNVASMMSGYPDCEVLVTGGIVRPWDKGIVGELAIDFIRQFKVDFAIIGTSSIETDGTLRDFDTREVRVAEAIIEHSRTVFLAADHSKFGRPALVRQGHLNQIDSLFTDAAPPASMAETIAAAGTQVFIAE, via the coding sequence ATGACCCGAGACCCGCGCCTCACGCTGAACGCACGCCAACAGGAATTACTCGAGTGGGTCCAGCGCGACGGCTTCGTTACCGTGGATGACCTCGCCGCCCACTTCGACGTCACGCCTCAGACCATCCGGCGCGACGTGAACTGGCTTGCCGACATCAACTTGCTGCGCCGCTATCACGGCGGTGCGAGTCTGCCGACGAGTTCGGAGAACGTGTCGTACAGCGCGCGTCAACGGATGTTCCACGACGAGAAGCGGCGCATCGCCGCACTCGTCGCCACGCACGTTCCCGATCAGGCATCGCTCTTTATCAACCTCGGCACGACGACCGAAGAAGTTGCGCGCGCACTGAACCGCCATCGCGGCTTGCATGTGATCACGAACAATCTGAACGTTGCGAGCATGATGAGCGGCTATCCCGATTGCGAAGTGCTCGTCACGGGCGGCATCGTGCGGCCGTGGGATAAGGGCATCGTGGGCGAGCTCGCGATCGATTTCATCCGGCAGTTCAAGGTGGACTTCGCGATTATCGGCACGTCGAGCATCGAGACCGACGGTACGCTACGCGACTTCGACACGCGCGAGGTGCGCGTCGCCGAAGCGATCATCGAGCATTCGCGCACAGTCTTTCTGGCCGCAGACCATTCGAAGTTCGGCCGCCCGGCGCTCGTGCGCCAAGGCCATCTGAACCAGATCGACTCGCTCTTCACCGATGCTGCGCCGCCCGCCTCGATGGCCGAGACGATCGCGGCCGCGGGCACGCAGGTGTTTATTGCGGAATAG
- the glpD gene encoding glycerol-3-phosphate dehydrogenase, with translation MAQASPFDLLVVGGGINGAGIARDAAGRGLSVLLCEQDDLAAHTSSSSTKLIHGGLRYLEYREFALVRKALQERETLLRAAPHIMWPLRFVMPHMPNLRPAWLIRAGLFLYDHLARRELLPGSRGIDLRKHPAGAPLIASIQRGFVYSDGWVDDARLVVLNALDASERGARVLTRTKLVSATRTNGLWNARLLQADGTTLDVEARAIANAAGPWVGELLHAALGRTTNQTPNQTATHEQNNGANPAANGGANNKPAYSVRLVKGSHIVTRRLFEHDHAYIFQNPDKRIIFAIPYEQDFTLIGTTDVEYRGDPSQVAITAEETQYLCESINRYFKQPISPRDVVWSYSGVRPLLEDETADNPSAVTRDYRLELDAPAGAAPLLSVFGGKITTFRKLAEEALDELTRALGAPAPAWTAGAPLPGGDIAHADFARFAAQFAQQHPWLPARLAHRYARAYGTRAALVVGDAQSLAALGHAFTPDLYEAELRYLREVEWARSAYDVLWRRTKLGLHVEPDTLDAVSRDIDAWFARETPAQPIYNAPT, from the coding sequence GTGGCACAAGCGTCTCCTTTCGATCTGCTCGTCGTAGGCGGCGGCATCAACGGCGCGGGCATCGCTCGCGATGCGGCCGGGCGCGGTCTATCGGTGCTGCTGTGCGAGCAGGACGATCTGGCCGCGCATACGTCGTCGTCCAGCACGAAGCTGATTCATGGCGGCTTGCGCTACCTCGAATACCGCGAGTTCGCGCTCGTCCGCAAGGCTTTGCAGGAACGCGAAACGCTGCTGCGCGCCGCCCCGCACATCATGTGGCCGCTGCGCTTCGTCATGCCGCACATGCCGAACCTGCGGCCCGCGTGGCTGATCCGCGCGGGACTCTTTCTCTACGATCATCTCGCCCGGCGCGAGTTGCTGCCGGGCTCGCGCGGCATCGATCTGCGCAAGCATCCGGCCGGCGCGCCGCTTATCGCCTCGATCCAGCGTGGCTTCGTCTATTCGGACGGCTGGGTCGACGACGCGCGGCTCGTCGTGCTCAATGCGCTCGACGCGAGCGAACGCGGCGCGCGCGTGCTGACGCGTACGAAGCTGGTTAGCGCCACGCGTACGAATGGTCTGTGGAACGCACGGCTTCTCCAGGCGGACGGCACGACGCTCGATGTCGAAGCGCGCGCCATCGCGAATGCGGCAGGTCCGTGGGTTGGCGAACTGCTGCATGCAGCGCTCGGGCGCACGACGAATCAGACGCCGAATCAAACCGCAACTCACGAGCAGAACAACGGCGCCAACCCGGCCGCGAACGGCGGCGCAAACAACAAGCCCGCTTACTCAGTGCGGCTCGTCAAGGGCAGCCATATCGTCACGCGGCGGCTCTTCGAGCACGACCACGCCTATATTTTTCAGAACCCGGACAAACGCATCATCTTCGCGATTCCGTACGAGCAAGACTTCACGCTGATCGGCACGACCGACGTCGAATACCGAGGCGATCCCTCGCAGGTCGCGATCACCGCGGAAGAAACGCAGTACCTGTGCGAGTCGATCAACCGCTACTTCAAGCAGCCCATTTCGCCGCGCGATGTGGTCTGGTCGTACTCGGGCGTGCGGCCGTTGCTCGAAGACGAGACGGCGGACAATCCATCCGCGGTCACGCGCGACTACCGGCTCGAACTCGATGCGCCGGCAGGCGCAGCACCGCTGCTGTCGGTGTTCGGCGGCAAGATCACGACGTTTCGCAAGCTCGCCGAAGAAGCGCTCGATGAACTCACGCGCGCGCTCGGTGCGCCGGCGCCCGCCTGGACGGCGGGTGCGCCGCTGCCTGGCGGCGATATCGCGCACGCCGATTTCGCGCGCTTTGCCGCGCAGTTCGCACAACAGCATCCGTGGTTGCCTGCACGGCTCGCGCATCGATATGCGCGCGCATACGGCACGCGTGCCGCGCTAGTGGTGGGCGATGCACAATCGCTCGCTGCGCTTGGGCATGCCTTCACACCCGATCTGTATGAAGCGGAGTTGCGCTATCTGCGCGAGGTCGAATGGGCGCGCAGCGCCTACGACGTGCTGTGGCGCCGCACCAAGCTCGGGTTGCATGTCGAACCGGACACGCTGGACGCGGTGTCACGCGATATCGACGCGTGGTTCGCACGTGAGACACCTGCTCAGCCCATCTATAACGCGCCCACCTGA
- a CDS encoding cytochrome c yields the protein MKRKSLFALSAVVIVAAAALVPVLWSGSDNLHNGAAMAATPADQAELIKKGEYLARAGDCIACHTVRGGKIFAGGLPMATPFGTLFTPNITPDDQYGLGKWSSDDFFRAMHTGRSKDGSLLYPAFPFTSYTKVSRADSDAIYAYLRSIPPVHEPSRPHELKFPFNNRNLLIGWRTLFFREGEYKPDPTKSVEWNRGAYLIEGLGHCGMCHTSINAMGGPVNSAAFAGGLIPLQNWYAPSLTSNKEAGLGDWDIKEISSLLKTGVSERGAVFGPMAEVVHNSLQYMSDDDIHAMSTYLKTIPQKDEAPEHLQLETSQQFGSELLKQGQKIYADNCAKCHAENGLGMPPSFPPLANNQSIQMPSAVNPIRMVLNGGYPPSTGGNPKPYGMPPFAQALSNQEVAAVVTYIRMSWGNHGTPVSPQQVSELRSAPLD from the coding sequence ATGAAACGCAAGTCCCTGTTCGCCCTCTCGGCTGTCGTGATTGTTGCAGCCGCCGCGCTCGTTCCGGTCCTCTGGTCGGGCAGCGACAACCTGCACAACGGCGCCGCGATGGCGGCCACGCCGGCCGACCAGGCCGAGCTGATCAAGAAGGGCGAGTATCTCGCCCGCGCCGGCGACTGTATCGCGTGCCACACGGTGCGCGGCGGCAAGATCTTCGCCGGCGGCCTGCCGATGGCCACGCCGTTCGGCACGCTGTTTACGCCGAACATCACGCCGGACGACCAGTACGGCCTCGGCAAGTGGTCGTCGGACGACTTCTTCCGCGCGATGCACACGGGCCGTTCGAAGGACGGCAGCCTGCTGTATCCGGCCTTCCCGTTCACGAGCTACACGAAGGTCTCGCGCGCCGACTCGGATGCGATCTACGCGTATCTGCGCTCGATCCCGCCGGTTCATGAGCCGAGCCGTCCGCACGAACTGAAGTTTCCGTTCAACAACCGCAACCTGCTGATCGGCTGGCGCACGCTGTTCTTCCGCGAAGGCGAGTACAAGCCGGACCCGACCAAGTCGGTCGAATGGAACCGCGGCGCGTACCTGATCGAAGGCCTCGGTCACTGCGGCATGTGCCACACCTCGATCAACGCAATGGGCGGCCCGGTGAATTCGGCGGCGTTCGCGGGCGGTCTGATTCCGCTGCAGAACTGGTACGCGCCGTCGCTGACGTCGAACAAGGAAGCGGGCCTCGGCGACTGGGACATCAAGGAAATCTCCAGCCTGCTGAAGACCGGCGTGTCGGAGCGCGGCGCCGTGTTCGGCCCGATGGCCGAAGTCGTGCACAACAGCCTGCAGTACATGTCGGACGACGATATCCACGCGATGTCGACGTACCTGAAAACCATCCCGCAGAAGGACGAAGCGCCTGAGCATCTGCAGCTGGAAACGAGCCAACAGTTCGGTAGCGAACTGTTGAAGCAAGGCCAGAAGATCTACGCTGACAATTGTGCGAAGTGTCACGCGGAAAACGGTCTCGGCATGCCGCCGTCGTTCCCGCCGCTCGCGAACAACCAGTCCATCCAGATGCCGTCGGCGGTCAATCCGATCCGTATGGTCCTGAATGGCGGTTATCCGCCGAGCACGGGCGGCAATCCGAAGCCGTACGGCATGCCGCCGTTCGCGCAAGCATTGTCAAATCAGGAAGTGGCTGCGGTTGTGACGTACATCCGGATGTCATGGGGTAACCACGGCACGCCGGTGTCGCCGCAACAGGTCAGCGAACTGCGTTCGGCGCCGCTCGACTAA
- the trhA gene encoding PAQR family membrane homeostasis protein TrhA, translating into MPIGERLNCITHLVGALLSAVGLAALVTLGALDGDAYKLISFSVYGAMLFVLYAISTLYHSVRAPHVKSVLQKCDHSAIYLMIAGSYTPFTLVTLRGPWGWSLFGVVWGLAALGIMQELTLGRRTRSVSMVLYVLMGWLGLVAIEPLIEALPAAGTAWLVAGGVIYSAGIYFFVNDERIRHGHGIWHLFVLAGSLCQFVSVARYVA; encoded by the coding sequence GTGCCAATCGGCGAGCGTCTGAACTGCATCACCCATCTCGTCGGCGCGTTGCTGTCGGCGGTGGGGCTTGCGGCGCTCGTCACGCTCGGCGCCCTCGACGGCGATGCGTACAAGCTGATCAGCTTTAGCGTGTATGGCGCAATGCTGTTCGTGTTGTACGCAATCTCGACGCTCTACCATAGCGTGCGTGCGCCGCACGTGAAGAGCGTGCTGCAGAAATGCGATCATTCCGCGATTTACCTGATGATCGCCGGCAGCTATACCCCGTTCACGCTTGTTACACTGCGCGGGCCGTGGGGCTGGTCGCTATTTGGTGTCGTCTGGGGGCTTGCGGCGCTCGGCATCATGCAGGAACTCACGCTCGGAAGGCGCACTCGCAGCGTATCGATGGTGCTGTATGTGCTGATGGGGTGGCTTGGGCTCGTCGCAATCGAGCCGCTTATCGAAGCACTGCCGGCTGCGGGCACCGCATGGCTCGTCGCGGGCGGCGTCATTTACAGCGCCGGCATCTATTTCTTCGTCAACGACGAGCGCATCCGGCACGGACATGGTATCTGGCACCTGTTCGTGCTCGCCGGCAGTCTGTGCCAATTCGTCAGCGTCGCGCGCTATGTCGCGTAA
- the glpK gene encoding glycerol kinase GlpK gives MPDQYILALDQGTTSSRAMLFDRNGNVLSTAQKEFEQIYPRPGWVEHDPHEIWSTQAGVAAEAVTRAGVNGSAIAAIGITNQRETTVVWDRETGQPVYNAIVWQDRRTADFCDQLKTQGLEATVRARTGLPIDSYFSGTKIRWILDNVEGAREKAKQGKLAFGTVDSWLVWNFTKRSLHITDVTNASRTMLFNIHTLQWDDELLAALDIPRSMLPEVRPSSEVYGPAQATVFASSIPLAGIAGDQHAALFGQLCTQSGMVKNTYGTGCFLVMNTGNQPIESKNNLVTTIAWQIGERVDYALEGSIFIGGAVVQWLRDGLGLIRSAAEIETLADSVAHSDGVYLVPAFAGLGAPHWNARARGSLFGVTRGTTSAHIARAALDSIAYQSVDVLKAMEADSGMRIGELRVDGGACANNLLMQFQADMLGVDAVRPRVSETTALGAAYLAGLAVGYWKDIDALQNQWQLERRFSPSMARAEVDQCLAGWQRAVRAAKAWADDVA, from the coding sequence ATGCCGGATCAATACATCCTCGCGCTCGATCAGGGAACGACGAGTTCCCGCGCGATGCTGTTCGACCGCAACGGCAACGTCCTGTCGACCGCGCAGAAAGAGTTCGAGCAGATCTATCCGCGGCCGGGCTGGGTCGAGCACGATCCGCACGAAATCTGGTCGACGCAGGCGGGCGTGGCCGCTGAAGCCGTCACGCGCGCGGGCGTCAACGGTTCGGCGATCGCCGCGATCGGCATTACGAACCAGCGCGAAACGACGGTGGTCTGGGACCGCGAGACCGGGCAGCCCGTATACAACGCGATAGTCTGGCAAGACCGCCGCACCGCCGACTTCTGCGATCAGCTGAAAACGCAGGGACTCGAAGCAACCGTGCGCGCCCGGACCGGCTTGCCGATCGACTCATATTTTTCGGGCACCAAGATCCGCTGGATTCTCGACAACGTCGAAGGCGCGCGCGAAAAGGCGAAGCAAGGCAAGCTCGCGTTCGGCACCGTCGACAGCTGGCTCGTCTGGAACTTCACGAAGCGCAGCCTGCATATCACCGACGTCACGAACGCATCGCGCACGATGCTTTTCAATATCCATACGCTGCAATGGGATGACGAACTGCTCGCGGCGCTCGATATTCCGCGCAGCATGCTGCCTGAAGTGCGGCCGTCGTCAGAGGTCTATGGGCCCGCGCAAGCCACCGTGTTCGCGTCGAGCATCCCGCTGGCGGGCATCGCCGGCGACCAGCATGCCGCGCTGTTCGGTCAGCTCTGCACGCAGTCGGGCATGGTGAAAAACACGTACGGCACCGGCTGCTTCCTCGTGATGAACACCGGCAATCAGCCGATCGAATCGAAGAACAATCTCGTCACGACAATCGCATGGCAGATCGGCGAGCGCGTCGACTATGCGCTCGAAGGCAGCATCTTTATCGGCGGCGCGGTCGTGCAGTGGCTGCGCGACGGCCTCGGCCTGATTCGCAGCGCGGCCGAAATTGAAACGCTGGCGGACAGCGTTGCGCATAGCGACGGCGTCTATCTCGTGCCGGCGTTTGCCGGGCTCGGCGCGCCGCACTGGAACGCCCGCGCGCGCGGCTCGCTGTTCGGCGTCACGCGCGGCACGACGTCCGCGCATATCGCACGGGCCGCGCTCGATTCGATCGCGTATCAGTCGGTCGACGTGCTGAAGGCGATGGAAGCGGATTCGGGCATGCGCATCGGCGAACTGCGCGTCGACGGCGGCGCATGCGCGAACAATCTGCTGATGCAGTTCCAGGCCGACATGCTCGGCGTCGATGCGGTGCGCCCGCGCGTCAGCGAAACGACGGCGCTCGGCGCCGCGTATCTCGCGGGGCTAGCGGTCGGCTACTGGAAGGACATCGATGCGCTGCAAAACCAGTGGCAGCTCGAGCGCCGCTTTTCGCCGTCAATGGCGCGGGCGGAGGTCGATCAGTGTCTCGCGGGCTGGCAGCGTGCGGTGCGCGCGGCGAAAGCATGGGCGGATGACGTAGCATGA
- the ribB gene encoding 3,4-dihydroxy-2-butanone-4-phosphate synthase translates to MSVTAASAAVSTSVSAAISTFPEPAIRADDALADLPLPPADDIPPRIAAALEALRDGRAVVLQDDHDRENEADLIVSAERLSVETMALLIRECSGIVCLCLPDERIRALELPPMTTNNESRNSTAFTVSIEARDGVSTGVSAADRVTTIRAAIADNAKPTDIVRPGHVFPLRAMPGGVLARRGHTEGTVDLVTLAGLKPAGVLCELMNADGTMMRGADVERFAAQHAMPMLTIPELVEFRQALAAARELAEEAA, encoded by the coding sequence ATGTCCGTTACTGCCGCATCCGCTGCTGTTTCCACTTCTGTTTCCGCCGCAATTTCCACTTTTCCCGAGCCTGCAATCCGAGCCGACGACGCGCTCGCCGATCTGCCGTTGCCTCCCGCCGATGACATCCCGCCGCGTATCGCCGCCGCGCTCGAAGCGCTGCGCGATGGCCGCGCCGTCGTGCTGCAGGACGATCACGACCGCGAGAACGAAGCCGATCTGATCGTCTCCGCCGAGCGCCTGAGCGTCGAGACGATGGCGCTGCTGATTCGCGAATGCAGCGGCATTGTCTGTCTGTGCCTGCCCGACGAGCGGATTCGCGCACTCGAACTGCCGCCGATGACAACCAACAACGAGAGCCGCAACAGCACCGCGTTCACGGTATCGATCGAGGCGCGCGACGGCGTATCGACGGGTGTATCCGCCGCCGACCGCGTGACGACGATCCGTGCCGCGATTGCCGACAACGCGAAACCCACCGACATCGTGCGGCCGGGCCACGTGTTCCCGCTGCGCGCGATGCCGGGCGGCGTGCTTGCGCGGCGCGGCCATACCGAAGGCACGGTTGACCTCGTGACGCTCGCAGGCCTCAAGCCCGCGGGCGTGCTGTGCGAACTGATGAACGCCGACGGCACGATGATGCGCGGCGCCGATGTCGAGCGCTTCGCCGCGCAGCACGCGATGCCGATGCTGACGATTCCCGAACTCGTCGAGTTCCGGCAGGCGCTGGCGGCAGCTCGCGAATTGGCGGAAGAGGCGGCTTAA